Genomic segment of Coffea arabica cultivar ET-39 chromosome 1e, Coffea Arabica ET-39 HiFi, whole genome shotgun sequence:
TCAGAAGAGTAAAAGTATTCTGTCTACTGGATGTGAAAGGTATCCAATGGCTGAGAAACCCATCATTCCTTTGACGTATCTTGGTACCTAGAAATTAAGCTATCAGTTGTTTGATTAGGATTGATGCATTTCTACGTGGTGGATTTCAAGGAGGAGTTCTGACAGAGCTAGTTGGGCCATCATCCTCTGGTAAAACACAAGTATCCACAATCCCATaaccttttttattttgttagttttagttttatatatttatatatttcatGAGTGAGCTGCGTAAGCATGATTGGCTTACCGTTTGTTGATATCGTTGAATTTCATTTCATATCTCCTCAGGTTTGCTTACTAGCTGCATCAAATGTAACAAAAAGTGGTTTGGGCAGAGTCCTGTTCTTAGATACGGGCAACTCTTTTTCACCAACACGTGTTGCACAGTTTGTCAGTAGTAGTTCGGAGCTGGCTGACACTGAGGTCAGATATATACTTCATTGGCATCTGGTCTTTGCATTGCCTGTGCATGCTGCATTGTCACAGTTTTAGTGGACCATTGGGTTAGTTTGGTCATTTTTGCAGCTAAGTCCAACTGTTTGCTGGGTAATGTTTATTTGACCATCTGGATGTCTGGATCTATGTAGGCTTTCTGgtgcttttaaaaaaaaaatgatacgcTTTCTGGTCTATGAATCAATCTTTGCTTGTTAGGCTACATTTCAGTGTGAGTAGTTATGCTGCTTGCATAGTACTCAACTAGAAAAATCTCTGATTACTTTAAATTGTCCTTTGGATATTTGCGTTCATCTGCCACCACCATTCCTAGTGCCTGTGACTAGTTGGAGGGATCTGGGGAGTGGAGGGATCAGAGGCATGAGAGGAGTGAGGTTCATACACTTGTTGTAAGAGGTAGAGGAGTGATGACTGTGACTAAAGAGGGAATGATGACCATTTTGAAGTTGGGTTTCAGGTGGTTGCATGTTTCAGGAAGTGCCGTAATATTTTGTTCCCATTAAAGATTTTCCAAGGACCTTTCCTGGATGTTTATTGCCATTTTCATCCATTATCAGTGGCTTTCTTAATGTTACAGTCCAGCAAAATTCTCCCTCAAGTTTTGGACAATATAGAATGCCGCTCTGTGTTTGACATCTTTACCCTGTTGGATGTGCTTCATCAGCTATTGCAAAATCTTAGATATCAGGTTGCTAATTTTTggttcttgtatttttttttttcattattctcatcttcattttccttgTTCTTTGATGTGTTTGCTTCGGGCTGTACTTATTAGTGCTTATATAttcacttttaaaaaaaaaatgcaggttGGTCAGAACTTAAGGATGCTTATCATTGACTCGGTATCATCTCTTATTACTCCAGTTCTTGGAGGGGCTGGCACACATGGTATGTTTTCTCGAGACAAGTGAGCTTTTCAAATATAATTGTGACtgttcttcaaattttctttgtcAGTATTAGGATTTCTAGTTATCAAGGGAGAATCAAAGTGGCATACGTTTTCTGAGTGTCTAGAATTGTCCCACCTTTTATGACTTGCTCGTTTATTGCTCTCTAACTTTGGTTCATATAGTTTGTAAGgtaaaaggaaggaaaaaatccTTGTCCTCTGTAGTTCCGTGTTAATTTACTGTATGATCAGTATCTGAGCAGCTTGCATGATCTGGACTAGTTTGCAAAAGTAGAAAAGGACACAGTGATACCCCACTCCATATGTTATCAGTGTGTTCCACCAACTGGATGGACTTCTGTTTGAAACAATTGGTATTCctgttcttgttttcttggaatAATGTAGGAAAAAGAATTGTTAAACCAACAAATGTGAAGTTTAATTACTTGTcatcattttgtcaattcacgAGTTTAAGTCTTTTTACATACTAAACCATAATAATTTGACTTGATGCTGGTGTTGAAACTAAATGGGTCACATCTCGTGGGAAACACAGGCCACGCTTTGATGGCTTCTGCTGGATTTTTGTTGAAGAagctagcatacgagcataacTTGTCTGTTCTGGTACGTAGTAAACTTGTTGCTAATGAAACTCTTGTATGAACCTCTCTCTGTGGTTCTCATAATGTATTAGGTTTGTTTCATCTGATGAATTCTTCTGCTAAACAACTTATTTCTTGTGTAATTTGGTGCTTTGTCCAAAAATACAACACCAGTCTGCAAAAAATTAGGTCCTGTATTCTTGTTTTTACAGTTTTTCAGGGATCAAAGCATGATGCTGCTTTGCAAttccaatcactttttttttttgatagtgTAAATGGGATGCTCGAAGCTGGGACCTCTCACTTACATTTCCTCCCCCCGAACCACCCAACCCATCCAATCACTTGTCTTTTGCTGAAGTTATCTACGTTGTAGTGTTATGAAAATATGCTTGAACCTGTTCAATCCCAGGCATAGAGATACCCTTAATTACAATATCTTTGTCATCTTCTATGGACAtattacctatatatataggTGGTAAATTGTGACAAAAACCACTATTCCACATGAAATGTCACAGAGTTTTCGTTGAGGTTAAGATCAGTTGGTTGTGTCAGGATTGTGAATAGTATGAAATGCCATGAGTAGTCAACAGGTCAAGTAATTGACCTGTTGGGTGTGATTTGCATTCTTACCAAAATGTGGACTCAAAGACAAGTGCCTACAAGATTGGTTCTATTTTGTTGGTTTAGCAGACTGGTTGAGAGCTCATTACCCGTTGTACTAATTTGTTTATAGAGATTTTTAATTATGCTATCTGCAAATGGTATTATCTTTTTCTCGTTGGCTTACATACAGCAAATGCTACAACGTTTGTCGACCTGGGATATTGTGATATCTCTTTTTGTCCTTAGATCAGTATGTGACAGTATCAAATAGGTCAAACTTATTATATTAGTTATAAATGGATGTTTAATCCAAAACTGGTTTATTAAATATTATCATAGAAATTAACGTATATTTTACTATTCGTGAATGGTTAATTGTTGTTGGTGTAGATGACCAATCACATGGTGGCTGGTGATGGTGGTGTGATTAAGCCAGCGCTGGGTGAGAGTTGGAAGAGCATTCCACACATTAGGCTTCTGCTATCCCGAGACGTCTTAAACAACATCTGTAGCATGTTCATATTAAGACACCCCTCTATGGTTTGCCCCTTCATTTACATCAgttgtttaaaaattatatgTAACACTCATCAACTGATTCTGTTGGTGTCTCAGTATTGCGGTAGTCAATTTCTCATTTGACGTTTATATTTTCTCTATGATATCTATAATGGTCAGACCCCATAGCCGAGTCCAAGTAACATAGTTTGAAGGACTTAGTCTGTTTCTTTGTAACACATatggggggaaaagaaaaggaaaaattaaaatgaaaaaagatgCATGCCATGCCTTTTGCTTATTATGCACCATTTTTTCTTGACCCTTCAGGCTATAGGAGAGAGAGTGGAATTTGCAATTTTGTGACGGGTGGTACATGCATAGTGCCTGGGGAATTGCACAAGGCAGGTAAGCTTTAGGTCGTTTATATGGAGAAAGCTATTTAATGATGTAACTCAAGAAGAGTTCTAATCCTCAGGGGGCTCctgcttttgttctttttcatttggAAAGACAGGAACTTTTTCAGTGATGATATGGATTCCATACTCTTGCTTTTGTCTACACCTTCAGTGTGAGACATGTAGGTGTATCGGATATGCATATCACTGCGGGGGAGGGCCTCAACCATTGCTTCAACATCAATATTCATCCTGGACTAGATTTTGAACACATCACCTCAGAAGAGTTTTGACTGATTGAGATTGAATAATGCAAATAGAAATCCCCGGAGTGGAGCACTGGCTGATTGGATCTTGATGCTGCGGCTGCTGGCTGGCAGCGCTGTAGAATGGTGCCAAAGCTTTTCTCCTTGCGTGGCGGTGCTGGTTGGTGGTTAATGAATATACACAGCTAAATAAATAATGCATTTCTCAGGTCAATGTTCATGTTGGTCCAATATGTATTAATCCACAGCCCTACCCTAACCCCCGACCTCGCTAACATCCATCGACTCCGACCTAGTCCACGGCAGACTTCCTGAATAGATACCTAAATCACAGTTTATATTTAATGCTGGCATATATTATAGAAGTACTGTTCATATGGCGTAGTCAAAATTCAATGCTCTACCAGAAGTGAATTAAATAAGGTTGGTTTAGACTTGATCATCAAGTTCCAAAAGACTTGATCAAAAGTTTAGAATTCTATTAAAATTGTCTTGAAATTTTGCTTGTACTTCGATTCAGTTTGTACATCTTCAACCTTTGTACTTTTCCAACCTAAGTATTCTATTAATCAAGGTGAGATATCAGTAAGAGTagaataattcaaaaaaaaaaaaagaagtaaaaaatCTTTCATGATGAATCCTTTTGGTATTGAACTCCTTTTTGTGGCTTAGATATAAAATAACATCCGTACTCAAACTGAGAAAAAAATAACGTGGTTGCTTTGCAATTTCTTCTTGCATGGACGGGTCTTTGTAAATTTTAGCAACCAATTGTATTTGTATGTGTGGCCCGACTTGAGCCCATTATCCTCCCACAGATTTATTTCCCATCATTTCACAAATTCAAGCTTTACTAACgatttatgcaaaaaaaaaaaagaaaaaaaagagatgtTACTGTCGAATGGTACagatttttattgtttaacCCCATATTTCAAACATAAAAAACcaactttttcttttggaaaacGAGAAACAataaagaagagagagagaagcaTCCAAGAGCATGTTAGCAATGGGTTAGGACTTGAGAGTCCTATAAGCAAATAAATATTTGTTGGCCTGACTTAAAACGCTGAAAAGTCATGCTCCATTTGGTGCCGACCTATGGctacattttgatttctacCGGATAAAAATGTGCTATTTGGTGCCGACCTATGACTGGTTATTTCTGAGGATTCCCTAAGATAGTAGTGTTTGTTTGCagggaaaaatatgaaaaagtgAAGAAAAGTTAGTTATTTTTTCCTTCATGCGTGTTTGGTTGGTTTGCAGGAATGTTGAAAAATTTTCCTGCATTTTCCCGCACTTTCTTGCATTTTGTGTTTTGTAAATTTGCaggattttgaaggaaaatagtTGGTTACTCATAGAAGTTTCAATAACTGATACTAACCGCTATTAACTTCCTATTTTCTCTCAATATTTTTGTTGGTACCCAAATGCATATAAAaagctcattttcattttcctttacCTCGTTTTCCTTCACTTCACTTCACTTTCCCATGCAACTTTCCTCCTGTTCAAATGGAGCCTAAGTTTTTagattgagaaaagaaaaaagcctTCCTCTCTGTGTTAAAATATGATTATTAGCTAAAAGATAAACGACTTCCCATATGGTAACTGTGATATTTAAAGTAATCAACGATTCCAGTGACGGAGTACTTGAGACCTTTGTTCAGGGAGTGCAACAGCTTTAAATTAAACTTAAACATGTGGTTTATGAGCTTTTGATGCAATTCAGTGTTTATTATAAGCTTAATCGGCATGAAAAGATTTATTCAATGTTACAAAAATAGAATTAGAAAATTGCCTAAAGTTTGTTATTTATGACATGCAATAGTTATCATATCATCTAATAGTATAAAACTGTAGAATTgctaaaattacatatatatgcaAATAATATGTATTGATACCAAAAAAATAGGTGCCAAAATGTTTCCATTTAGAAgagaattttttcaaacatCTTACAAGTGCTTAagaatattaatttttaatttaaaatttaatttagcAATCAAGGTTTGTCAATTACAAATAAGCATCTACATTGCAATATCTACGCGTTTCAAGTCTCTAAACTTAAAATCTCAGTCGCTTTCAAGATGGAACATGAAATCATAATAACTTTTCATACTAATATTTATCCTTTGATTATGTGTAAATTTGTATTAAAAACAGTTCTATAAAATAAAGGTAGTAGGGTAGTGGGTTcataaaagaaaaggagaaaaaattattttaaagcAACTTCAAAGAAACATAATATTGGAATgatataaagaaaaaagaaatttctcTGTAGAACTAACATAAAGATTAGGGtatataatttttttctctTCAGAAAAGATATATTATTGTTCTTGTTTTTATTATGTAGAAAGATAATTCAAATgctacaaaaagttaaaaaaaatgctACAAAAGGTTGTGATTTAACGTATAAAACTAAGGGCATTAGCATCTAATAAATATATAGGGTGTGAATTGAGTAGGGAGGGCGTGAATTTAACTCCTCCCTCGAGATTTTTTGAAGGGTTGCAATTGACTCTTACCTCCGCCCGTGGATCCAAGTGCCTACGAAACTccttttaatattttttgtctttttgtttttggaagtTGCTGTTGCAGGCGAGGCTATTGGCCTGTTGCCCCTCGATTTCCACTGTCCGCCCTGGCTAATATAACATTGATTAAAATTTCAAGCTCGTATGCTATTTATAAAAGCTTCTCCGAAGCGTATATTGACCGGGGGGAGATGTGCGTCTTCTTATTCAGATCAAAATATGAAGCTCGAGTAAGCTGTGAAGAATTTAGGCCTTTCTTGATCACCACTTCACAAACTCACCATCCTAGCTCGTTCTTGTAAAAC
This window contains:
- the LOC113709311 gene encoding DNA repair protein RAD51 homolog 4-like; the encoded protein is MAPLKSLESEYPIIDSDFRQFCASHAIFSVEDFLVHDIYVLMALAEEHDTSDRLKQAITQVLSIIDAQHQPWLDGLELLGYSQKSKSILSTGCERIDAFLRGGFQGGVLTELVGPSSSGKTQVCLLAASNVTKSGLGRVLFLDTGNSFSPTRVAQFVSSSSELADTESSKILPQVLDNIECRSVFDIFTLLDVLHQLLQNLRYQVGQNLRMLIIDSVSSLITPVLGGAGTHGHALMASAGFLLKKLAYEHNLSVLMTNHMVAGDGGVIKPALGESWKSIPHIRLLLSRDVLNNICSMFILRHPSMAIGERVEFAIL